In the genome of Leptolyngbya iicbica LK, one region contains:
- a CDS encoding beta-carotene isomerase domain-containing protein yields the protein MQTRQPPTEYQDGLFDRLFIRLFSRKMAHAVGQKTALQGYDGFVDLSQKIMKGRNAEEQQALVAVVLKSLVPAPALWLIRTLFSPTRLVCELNAWFATVLFEWLVGPCEVTEVTVTDANGEPRQQTSGVHIQKCRYLEQSRCVGMCVNMCKLPTQRFFTEDFGIPLTMTPNFEDFSCEMVFGAPPPALETEDCYQQPCLAQDCTMAAPGDRPCPKVRG from the coding sequence ATGCAGACTCGGCAACCCCCTACGGAATATCAGGACGGCCTGTTTGATCGGCTGTTCATTCGCCTCTTTAGCCGCAAAATGGCCCATGCCGTGGGGCAAAAAACTGCGCTGCAGGGTTACGACGGCTTCGTTGACCTATCGCAAAAAATCATGAAAGGGCGCAACGCCGAGGAACAGCAAGCGCTGGTCGCTGTCGTGCTGAAGTCTCTGGTGCCCGCACCAGCACTATGGCTGATCCGCACCCTCTTTTCCCCAACTCGCCTGGTATGCGAACTCAACGCCTGGTTTGCCACCGTCTTGTTTGAATGGTTAGTCGGCCCTTGCGAAGTCACCGAAGTCACCGTGACGGACGCCAACGGTGAACCGCGCCAACAAACCAGCGGCGTCCACATTCAAAAGTGCCGCTATCTGGAACAGAGTCGCTGTGTCGGCATGTGTGTCAACATGTGCAAACTACCGACCCAGCGCTTCTTTACTGAAGACTTCGGCATTCCCCTCACCATGACGCCCAACTTTGAGGACTTCAGTTGTGAGATGGTCTTCGGCGCTCCCCCGCCCGCTTTGGAAACGGAAGACTGCTATCAACAGCCCTGCCTTGCCCAAGATTGCACGATGGCCGCGCCCGGCGATCGCCCCTGCCCCAAGGTCCGGGGGTAG
- a CDS encoding RNA polymerase sigma factor, RpoD/SigA family yields MEAFFISPETDSETLAHVGLADDELNATQTDEQSEASSTQSRKEDASWGDDTDVSAQYTTRDSLSELSLPGYQKTITDDAVGAFFKEMARYPLLKPAEEIELARQVRFLGQVEEFRESWIEEKGQPPTLPEMVEAFGLSEAEFRQKLHYGRAAKRRMIRSNLRLVVSIAKRYLNRGVPFLDLIQEGALGLNRATEKFDPDKGYKFSTYAYWWIRQGITRTIANDARTIRLPIHIVEKLNKLKKAHRELRRDLQRNPTEAELAEALDMAPDQLRSLQQVRRRSLSLNHRVGKGEDTELMELLEDGNTQTPEAKISESMMRKEITGVLSEVLTEREKDIITLRYGLTTGETHTLEEVGNMFNLSRERVRQIQTKAMRKLRRPQVASRLKGWLR; encoded by the coding sequence ATGGAAGCCTTCTTTATTTCTCCTGAAACTGATTCTGAAACGTTAGCGCATGTCGGCCTCGCTGATGATGAGTTGAATGCGACTCAAACTGATGAGCAGTCGGAGGCATCATCGACGCAATCGCGCAAAGAGGATGCTTCTTGGGGTGACGATACTGATGTGTCAGCTCAGTACACAACCCGCGATTCTCTTTCAGAACTGAGTCTGCCTGGCTATCAAAAAACCATCACTGATGATGCGGTGGGTGCGTTCTTTAAAGAGATGGCTCGCTATCCCTTGCTGAAGCCCGCCGAGGAAATTGAATTGGCTCGGCAAGTGCGATTTCTCGGTCAAGTTGAAGAGTTTAGAGAAAGCTGGATTGAAGAGAAGGGGCAGCCCCCAACGCTGCCAGAGATGGTCGAAGCCTTTGGCCTAAGCGAAGCAGAATTTCGCCAAAAGCTGCATTATGGTCGTGCGGCTAAGCGGCGGATGATTCGTTCAAACCTGCGATTAGTGGTGTCCATCGCTAAGCGTTATTTAAATCGAGGTGTCCCATTTCTCGATTTGATTCAGGAAGGGGCGTTAGGTTTAAATCGGGCGACCGAGAAATTTGATCCCGATAAAGGATATAAATTTTCGACTTATGCTTATTGGTGGATTCGCCAAGGCATTACTCGCACGATCGCGAACGATGCCCGCACCATCCGTTTGCCCATTCATATTGTTGAAAAGCTCAACAAATTAAAGAAAGCCCATCGCGAATTGCGCCGTGATTTGCAACGCAATCCGACCGAGGCCGAGCTGGCCGAAGCATTGGATATGGCTCCCGATCAACTGCGGAGTTTGCAGCAAGTGCGACGGCGATCGCTCTCCCTCAATCATCGCGTTGGCAAAGGCGAAGATACCGAGCTGATGGAATTATTGGAAGACGGCAACACCCAAACGCCGGAAGCCAAGATCAGTGAGTCCATGATGCGCAAAGAAATAACGGGCGTCTTGTCCGAGGTTTTGACGGAGCGCGAGAAGGATATTATTACTCTGAGATATGGCTTAACGACGGGAGAAACGCACACCCTTGAAGAAGTTGGGAATATGTTTAACCTGTCTCGGGAACGGGTGCGCCAAATCCAAACTAAGGCCATGCGCAAGCTCAGAAGACCGCAAGTGGCCTCGCGCCTCAAGGGGTGGTTACGTTAA
- a CDS encoding TldD/PmbA family protein, whose translation MGAASHWNTLPEQLLDLAQQAGAEAAEVFQSSSSAHPVFFEANRLKQLESNNLAGTALRLWRDGRPGIAVAHGPIAPQALVDKAIAISQLNDPEEIQLNEGTAQHFPDVGAAVSVAQMIEWGNTAIALIRDQYPEVLCEAELECDTEITRLVNSRGLDYGYSDITLSAYLGVEWVRGDDFLSVGDGQVKRYALAPEALAEQILKRLAWADRNVEPVVGRVPVLFTAKAADILWGTVQAALSGKRVREGSSPWSDRLGEKVTSEALTLYQDPDTGPFSCPFDDEGTPAQKLTFIEQGVLRLFYTDRTVGQELGGGSTGNGFRPGLGSAPTPGLFNTLIEPGQLTLAELIQQLDDAIVVDQILGETAGISGDFSINIDLGYRVRRGEIQGRVKDTMVSGNVYTALMNLQAMGRDADWNGACFTPSVLLAGLSVTGAR comes from the coding sequence ATGGGGGCAGCATCACACTGGAATACCTTGCCAGAACAACTGCTCGATTTGGCCCAGCAGGCAGGCGCGGAAGCAGCGGAAGTCTTTCAGTCGAGCTCGTCGGCCCATCCCGTTTTTTTTGAAGCGAATCGGCTGAAACAGCTTGAGAGCAATAATTTAGCTGGCACGGCGCTCCGGCTCTGGCGAGATGGACGACCGGGCATTGCGGTGGCCCACGGACCGATCGCGCCTCAAGCCCTGGTGGATAAGGCGATCGCCATTAGCCAGCTCAACGACCCCGAAGAGATTCAACTCAACGAAGGCACGGCGCAGCATTTTCCCGATGTGGGGGCAGCGGTCTCGGTAGCGCAAATGATCGAGTGGGGCAACACCGCGATCGCCCTGATCCGCGATCAGTATCCCGAAGTGCTGTGCGAAGCGGAATTGGAGTGCGACACAGAAATTACCCGCCTGGTGAACTCGCGGGGGCTGGACTATGGCTACAGCGACATTACGCTGAGCGCTTACCTGGGGGTCGAATGGGTGCGCGGCGACGACTTCTTGAGCGTGGGCGATGGCCAGGTGAAACGCTATGCGCTGGCCCCTGAAGCCCTGGCCGAGCAGATTTTGAAACGGTTGGCCTGGGCCGACCGCAACGTTGAGCCGGTGGTTGGCCGCGTCCCGGTGCTGTTCACCGCCAAAGCCGCCGACATCCTCTGGGGGACGGTGCAGGCGGCGCTCAGTGGCAAGCGCGTGCGCGAAGGCTCCTCACCGTGGAGCGATCGCCTGGGCGAAAAAGTCACCTCTGAGGCCCTCACCCTCTATCAAGATCCCGACACCGGGCCATTTAGCTGTCCCTTTGATGATGAGGGCACCCCCGCCCAAAAGCTCACCTTTATTGAGCAGGGCGTGCTGCGATTGTTCTACACCGATCGCACAGTGGGGCAAGAGCTCGGTGGCGGTTCCACCGGTAATGGGTTTCGTCCTGGGTTGGGCAGTGCCCCCACGCCGGGCCTCTTCAATACCCTGATCGAACCAGGGCAATTGACTCTGGCGGAACTGATCCAACAACTGGATGATGCGATCGTGGTGGATCAGATTTTGGGCGAAACCGCTGGCATCTCTGGCGATTTTTCCATCAATATCGACCTGGGCTACCGGGTGCGGCGGGGCGAGATTCAGGGGCGGGTAAAGGATACGATGGTGTCAGGGAATGTCTATACTGCTTTGATGAATCTACAGGCGATGGGGCGAGACGCGGATTGGAATGGTGCCTGTTTTACGCCCTCGGTCCTGTTAGCGGGTCTCTCGGTGACGGGAGCCCGATAA
- a CDS encoding sulfite exporter TauE/SafE family protein, whose translation MAEALFTALIFFGATLISSTFGFGSALFAMPLLTLLLGITTATPLFGLVGPTIASIILLRNWRLVEVGSVWRLVLATLAGIPVGIWLVTQVPSEIVTRLLGLFLIGFGLYRLGNLRLMKLDSARWAALFGFVAGVLGGAYNTNGPPVVIYGEMRRWSPSEFRASLQSYFLPTGLGILGSHALAGLWTERIFQLYGLSLPGILGAIAIGGWINHRLPIERFQALLSVLLMILGAMLWL comes from the coding sequence ATGGCTGAAGCACTCTTTACGGCACTGATTTTCTTTGGGGCGACGCTGATCTCCTCGACCTTTGGCTTTGGTAGTGCCCTGTTTGCCATGCCCCTGCTGACGCTGCTGTTGGGCATTACCACCGCCACCCCCTTGTTTGGCTTGGTCGGCCCCACCATCGCCAGCATTATTTTGCTGCGCAATTGGCGCTTGGTCGAGGTGGGGTCGGTGTGGCGCTTAGTGCTGGCGACTTTGGCGGGCATCCCTGTAGGCATCTGGCTGGTCACGCAAGTCCCCAGTGAGATTGTCACCCGCCTACTGGGACTGTTCCTCATCGGCTTTGGGCTCTATCGCTTAGGCAATCTGCGGTTGATGAAGCTGGACTCGGCGCGCTGGGCTGCGCTCTTTGGCTTTGTGGCGGGAGTGCTGGGCGGCGCTTACAACACCAATGGCCCCCCAGTCGTCATTTATGGCGAAATGCGGCGGTGGTCGCCCAGCGAGTTTCGGGCCAGCTTGCAAAGTTACTTTTTGCCCACGGGACTGGGCATTTTGGGCAGCCATGCCCTGGCCGGACTGTGGACTGAGCGCATTTTTCAACTCTATGGCCTGTCGCTGCCCGGGATACTGGGGGCGATCGCGATCGGCGGCTGGATTAATCACCGCCTCCCGATCGAACGCTTTCAAGCGCTGCTGTCAGTCTTATTGATGATTTTGGGCGCGATGCTCTGGCTGTGA
- a CDS encoding chloride channel protein — translation MLRFRRLHRFFGPKRVAFLEACIIGVVSGLAAVALKQSVEILTGWRLTSALPPWLLLPLVGFLGGTMSGWLLERVAPEAAGSGIPKVKAALAYVDIPLNLRVALAKLGSTILALGSGLSLGRQGPTVQIGAALAAQLSQWVPTSPEYRRQLIAAGAAAGLAAGFNAPIAGVLFVVEELLQDFSNLTLGTAILASFVGAVVSRLLGGQGLNLSTFGTMQTGLSVQDIPFLVLLGILAGIFGGLFSKGIFTSLHLFQQMKTVSLPLRIGLAGGFTGLVGAVLPIAAQDNTGLREILVTGNAAWQVIAIAFVLKFLLTLLAYGSGASGGLFAPALVLGSALGCLVSFVAQTSHGLMGLPVDTLASSNTTTYALTGMGAFFSAVTRGPITAIVIVFEMTANFNLVLPLMIGSGLAYIFSDRISSGSIYDRLLAFQGIHLSATPADANPWANLTAEDLMQRRVETLSATMTVSEALEAFSRSHHRGFPVLHQGKLVGIVTQTDLGDKTQSRASDLLLQDIMTPEPLTVTPESSLPHVLDLLNRLKVSRIPVTDGNKLVGIITRGDIIRAESERLSGTSTEAGPATTPSCGIYRTRSPAVGRGRLLVPLSDPETAPLLLNMAVAIARQQEYELECVHVVIVPRAIPPEEAAVDLGPSQQLLRLAQQRVQGTKVPLHTQIRVAHDVATTLLEVIKKRHIDQVMIGWRRPTLTPGRLVGNVVDTLLRQAPCPVIVVKPGTTPQFNRWLLPSAGGPNSKLALRLMPALMSLGHEPQVHLCAIATKRDDQHCMHRQLVRRAGILERRLQATVKTHMTVQEDIATAIVDLSTQFQTDVMIVGASRESLFSHVIKGNIPLEVAQRSSATVILVQYNSINAKAIRIVDSEDGKDRVITTEIF, via the coding sequence ATGCTGCGCTTTCGGCGCTTGCACCGATTTTTTGGTCCCAAACGGGTTGCCTTCCTTGAGGCCTGCATCATCGGAGTTGTCTCCGGTTTAGCCGCCGTCGCGCTCAAACAAAGCGTGGAAATTTTAACCGGGTGGCGGCTGACCAGTGCGTTGCCCCCATGGCTGCTGTTGCCGCTGGTCGGGTTCTTGGGGGGCACAATGTCGGGTTGGTTGCTCGAACGGGTGGCACCGGAAGCCGCTGGCAGTGGCATTCCCAAGGTCAAAGCGGCCCTCGCCTATGTGGATATTCCCCTGAACTTGCGGGTGGCGCTGGCGAAGCTGGGCAGCACCATTTTGGCGCTCGGCTCGGGGCTATCGTTGGGACGGCAGGGGCCGACGGTGCAGATTGGCGCGGCCCTGGCAGCGCAACTGAGTCAGTGGGTGCCCACCTCACCGGAATATCGGCGGCAGTTGATTGCGGCAGGCGCGGCAGCGGGCTTAGCCGCCGGGTTCAATGCGCCCATTGCTGGGGTGCTGTTTGTCGTTGAGGAACTGCTGCAAGACTTTTCGAACTTGACGTTGGGCACCGCCATCCTGGCGTCCTTTGTCGGGGCGGTGGTGTCGCGGTTGCTCGGCGGCCAGGGGCTCAACCTGAGTACCTTTGGCACCATGCAAACGGGGCTATCGGTGCAGGATATTCCTTTTTTGGTGCTGCTCGGCATTCTCGCGGGGATTTTTGGCGGCCTATTTAGCAAGGGCATTTTTACCAGTCTGCATCTGTTTCAGCAGATGAAAACAGTCAGCTTGCCGTTGCGGATTGGCTTGGCGGGGGGCTTTACCGGGCTGGTGGGTGCGGTCTTGCCGATCGCGGCCCAAGACAATACTGGCCTGCGAGAAATTCTCGTGACGGGCAATGCCGCCTGGCAGGTGATCGCGATCGCCTTTGTGTTGAAATTTTTGCTCACACTGCTGGCCTATGGTTCTGGCGCTTCGGGGGGCCTGTTTGCCCCCGCTCTGGTGTTGGGGTCGGCGCTGGGCTGTTTGGTCAGCTTTGTTGCCCAAACCAGCCACGGTTTAATGGGGTTGCCGGTAGATACCCTGGCGAGCAGCAACACCACGACCTATGCCCTGACGGGGATGGGGGCATTTTTTAGCGCCGTAACTCGTGGTCCCATTACCGCGATCGTCATCGTGTTTGAGATGACCGCCAACTTCAATCTGGTGCTGCCGCTGATGATTGGCTCGGGGCTGGCCTACATTTTCAGCGACCGCATTTCGTCCGGCTCGATTTACGATCGCCTGCTGGCGTTTCAGGGCATTCACCTGAGCGCGACACCGGCAGACGCGAATCCCTGGGCCAACCTCACGGCGGAAGATTTGATGCAGCGTCGGGTCGAAACGCTGTCCGCCACGATGACGGTGTCCGAAGCGTTGGAGGCCTTCTCGCGATCTCACCATCGCGGCTTTCCTGTGTTGCACCAGGGCAAACTGGTGGGCATTGTGACCCAGACGGATCTGGGGGATAAAACCCAGAGTCGCGCCAGCGATTTGCTCTTGCAAGACATCATGACCCCAGAGCCGTTGACGGTGACGCCGGAGTCTTCGCTGCCCCACGTGCTGGATTTGTTGAATCGGCTGAAGGTGAGCCGCATTCCCGTCACGGATGGCAACAAGCTGGTGGGCATCATCACGCGCGGCGATATCATTCGGGCCGAATCAGAACGGTTGAGCGGCACCTCGACGGAAGCTGGCCCCGCGACGACCCCCTCCTGTGGCATTTACCGCACGCGATCGCCCGCTGTGGGGCGGGGGCGGCTGCTGGTGCCCCTCAGCGATCCTGAAACGGCTCCGTTATTGCTCAATATGGCGGTGGCGATCGCCCGCCAGCAGGAATACGAACTGGAATGTGTGCATGTTGTCATCGTGCCCCGGGCCATTCCCCCGGAAGAAGCGGCGGTCGATCTGGGTCCCAGCCAACAGCTGTTGCGTCTGGCTCAGCAGCGGGTTCAGGGCACCAAAGTGCCGCTGCACACCCAGATTCGGGTGGCCCATGATGTCGCCACCACGCTGTTAGAAGTGATTAAAAAACGCCACATCGATCAGGTGATGATCGGTTGGCGACGCCCCACCCTGACGCCGGGGCGACTGGTCGGCAATGTGGTCGACACCCTCTTGCGCCAGGCTCCCTGTCCGGTGATTGTGGTGAAACCGGGCACGACGCCCCAGTTCAATCGCTGGCTGTTGCCCTCGGCGGGTGGCCCCAATTCAAAGCTGGCGCTGCGGCTGATGCCCGCCCTGATGAGCTTGGGCCACGAGCCCCAGGTGCATTTGTGCGCGATCGCTACTAAGCGCGATGACCAACACTGTATGCACCGGCAATTGGTGCGCCGGGCGGGCATTCTTGAACGTCGTCTGCAGGCCACCGTCAAAACCCACATGACAGTGCAGGAAGACATCGCCACCGCGATCGTCGATTTGAGTACCCAGTTTCAGACGGATGTGATGATTGTCGGGGCCAGTCGCGAGAGCCTGTTTAGCCATGTGATCAAGGGCAACATTCCCCTCGAAGTGGCCCAACGGAGCAGCGCTACCGTGATTTTGGTGCAGTACAACTCCATCAACGCCAAAGCCATTCGCATTGTGGATAGTGAAGATGGCAAAGATCGCGTGATCACCACAGAAATCTTTTAG
- a CDS encoding LysR family transcriptional regulator has translation MGDINPFRLKISQLRALVAIADSGTFSDAALDLDLSQSAVSHAIAILEDELGVVLLNRGRQGAALTPLGEEVTAEARRLMDSLERIGQLAQQSRGLQQGTVRIAGFRSVATHILPEVIQQFRNDYPGIQVKIEEYHQSQQVEREVRQGNADIGFTYLPTTPEFTAWELLRDRYVLLLPPHSDYLKGPNTWERLVKLPLILAPPDDGCRNLIEQHFAHTHLAVKPVYEVREDSTILSMVQKGLGATIMAQLAAEPIPANLTLTELPTPLVRVIGVIQLTEALQTPPVFAFMDTLKQVWTAAQRVMQPVAGGW, from the coding sequence ATGGGTGATATCAATCCGTTTCGGCTAAAGATTTCGCAGTTGCGCGCCTTAGTGGCGATCGCCGACAGCGGCACCTTTAGCGATGCGGCCCTTGACCTCGATCTCTCCCAATCTGCCGTCAGCCACGCGATCGCCATCCTCGAAGACGAGTTAGGCGTCGTGTTGCTTAACCGCGGTCGCCAAGGGGCGGCCCTAACTCCTTTGGGTGAAGAAGTCACCGCTGAAGCCCGCCGCCTGATGGACTCGCTAGAGCGGATTGGCCAGCTGGCGCAGCAGTCCCGGGGCTTGCAGCAAGGCACCGTGCGCATTGCTGGATTCCGGAGTGTCGCGACTCACATCTTGCCAGAGGTGATCCAGCAGTTTCGCAACGATTATCCCGGCATTCAGGTCAAGATCGAAGAATACCACCAGTCGCAACAGGTGGAACGCGAAGTGCGTCAGGGCAATGCCGACATTGGCTTTACTTACTTACCCACTACGCCAGAGTTTACGGCGTGGGAACTGTTGCGCGATCGCTATGTGCTATTGCTGCCCCCCCACAGCGATTACCTGAAGGGTCCCAACACTTGGGAGCGGTTGGTGAAGCTGCCCCTCATTCTGGCCCCACCCGATGACGGCTGTCGCAACCTGATTGAGCAGCATTTTGCCCATACCCATTTGGCGGTTAAGCCCGTTTATGAAGTGCGGGAGGATTCCACCATTTTGAGCATGGTGCAAAAGGGGCTGGGGGCGACGATCATGGCGCAGCTCGCGGCAGAACCGATTCCCGCTAATCTGACGCTGACTGAGTTACCAACGCCGTTGGTGCGCGTGATTGGGGTGATTCAACTGACTGAGGCGCTGCAAACGCCGCCGGTCTTTGCCTTTATGGATACCTTGAAGCAAGTTTGGACCGCTGCCCAGCGGGTGATGCAGCCCGTGGCTGGAGGCTGGTGA
- a CDS encoding DM13 domain-containing protein, whose amino-acid sequence MQRLILATLSTLTVGFTLASGANALKPLNLAAIAPVPQASETVAIAQATGQFVTVDQAKATTGTASIVTENGQTYLVFDSAFSTANGPDVQVVLYADGATVPVNIEGSNYAVVGDLQSFEGGQRYLVDASIDVDDYTAVAIWCREFDVTFGYAPL is encoded by the coding sequence ATGCAGCGTTTAATTCTAGCCACCCTATCCACCCTGACTGTTGGCTTCACTTTGGCCTCTGGCGCAAATGCGCTGAAGCCGTTGAATTTGGCCGCGATCGCCCCCGTTCCTCAAGCGTCTGAAACCGTCGCGATCGCCCAAGCGACAGGACAGTTTGTCACCGTAGACCAAGCAAAAGCCACGACCGGCACCGCCAGCATCGTTACGGAGAATGGCCAGACCTATCTGGTCTTTGACAGCGCTTTTAGCACGGCCAATGGCCCTGATGTGCAGGTCGTCCTCTATGCCGATGGTGCTACCGTACCCGTCAACATCGAAGGCTCGAACTATGCGGTAGTCGGCGACTTGCAAAGCTTTGAGGGCGGGCAGCGCTATTTGGTCGATGCCAGCATTGATGTGGACGATTACACGGCGGTCGCGATTTGGTGCCGTGAGTTCGACGTCACCTTTGGTTACGCGCCGCTCTAG
- a CDS encoding glucosyl-3-phosphoglycerate synthase, with protein sequence MDYKQDLITTIHDLGCDIERLDNHLTEVSQSLPTAVLIPSLYEELQRPALTQIRDQLMHCRFVNNVVISLYAQTAEEYFQAVDFFGTLPQPTYVLWENGPRITKLLAQLQEQGLDLLQHRGKGRAVWLGLGVASLEAAAIALHDADIITYDKTYPLKLLFPLLEREFGIAFSKAYYTRLSEAPRRMHGRVTRLFVTPLITSLMEVFGYRDYLRYLNSYRYPLSGEFALTSDLALNTRIPADWGLEVGLLAEVYRNLARKRIAQVDLGIFEHKHQDMGTSSDKGLQKMCRDILKSVLRTLTETEQVAISRDHIRALSVKFRREAQNLTRQYFVDARFNGIEYDRHKEEVTLENFEKIILKAGDEYLEDATGTQIPDWTRALAVMPQLREQLRDAVVADMSDAREQNEQTRAVTTPSLTVIPQ encoded by the coding sequence GTGGACTATAAGCAGGATCTCATCACAACGATTCACGACTTAGGCTGCGATATTGAGCGGCTCGATAATCATCTCACCGAGGTAAGTCAGTCCTTACCCACGGCGGTGTTGATTCCCTCTTTATATGAAGAGCTGCAGCGTCCGGCGCTGACCCAGATTCGGGATCAGCTGATGCACTGCCGCTTTGTGAACAACGTCGTGATCAGCCTTTATGCCCAAACCGCCGAAGAATATTTTCAGGCGGTGGACTTTTTTGGCACGTTGCCGCAGCCGACTTACGTGCTGTGGGAAAATGGCCCGCGCATCACCAAGCTACTGGCGCAGCTACAAGAACAAGGGCTCGATTTGTTGCAGCATCGGGGCAAGGGTCGGGCCGTTTGGCTGGGCTTAGGCGTGGCGAGTTTGGAAGCCGCTGCGATCGCCCTCCACGACGCCGACATCATCACCTACGACAAAACCTATCCGCTCAAGCTGCTCTTTCCTCTGCTAGAGCGAGAATTTGGCATTGCCTTTAGCAAGGCTTACTACACCCGATTAAGTGAAGCCCCGCGCCGGATGCATGGCCGCGTCACTCGCCTATTTGTGACGCCGCTGATTACTTCCCTCATGGAAGTGTTTGGCTATCGCGACTACCTGCGCTATCTCAACTCCTACCGCTATCCCTTGTCGGGCGAATTTGCCCTAACCAGTGACTTGGCCCTGAATACTCGCATCCCTGCCGACTGGGGTTTGGAAGTGGGCCTACTGGCCGAGGTGTATCGAAACTTGGCCCGCAAGCGCATTGCCCAGGTCGATCTTGGCATCTTTGAGCACAAACATCAGGACATGGGCACTTCGTCTGACAAGGGGTTGCAAAAAATGTGCCGTGACATTCTCAAATCGGTATTGCGCACCCTGACCGAAACCGAGCAAGTCGCCATCTCTCGCGATCACATTCGGGCGTTGAGTGTGAAGTTTCGCCGAGAAGCCCAAAACCTGACCCGGCAATATTTCGTGGATGCCCGTTTTAACGGCATTGAATACGATCGCCATAAAGAAGAAGTCACTCTGGAAAATTTTGAAAAGATTATTCTGAAAGCCGGTGACGAATATCTGGAAGACGCCACCGGCACCCAGATTCCTGACTGGACCCGTGCCCTGGCAGTCATGCCACAATTGCGAGAACAGTTGCGAGATGCCGTCGTGGCCGACATGAGCGACGCCCGCGAGCAAAACGAGCAAACCCGAGCGGTGACGACGCCGTCCTTAACGGTGATTCCTCAATAG
- a CDS encoding DUF4349 domain-containing protein encodes MRLGTRSVQSKTVWAVGLLSAIALVGCSGAPSNLAPSETAMSDLEVATSGDQAPAAREAAPASPVATSNFQSRTQLIKQATLQLEMADVDAAIAAVSDILAQYQGDLLQLSDAGTAEDQPRQVTLQLRVPQANLEATLTALKQLGEVNHQAITASDVSGQLVDLQARIRNLRKSEESLLAIMERSGSIAEVLEVSRELSTVREAIERNDAQLQSLQNQVAYSTINLTLMSDQAVAPPSSPIGETLSQTWETASGAMQTMSVGLLQVLLWLLAFSPYIGILVLSGWLGRRTWQQRRSLQPPID; translated from the coding sequence ATGCGTTTAGGAACTCGTAGCGTTCAATCCAAAACCGTTTGGGCCGTCGGTCTGTTGAGTGCGATCGCCCTCGTCGGCTGCAGTGGTGCGCCCAGTAACCTGGCGCCGAGCGAAACCGCGATGTCAGATTTGGAAGTGGCGACATCCGGCGACCAGGCTCCGGCTGCGAGGGAGGCGGCTCCCGCAAGTCCCGTCGCGACGAGCAACTTTCAGAGTCGTACGCAGCTCATCAAGCAGGCGACTCTGCAGCTAGAAATGGCGGATGTGGATGCGGCGATCGCCGCCGTGTCAGACATTCTGGCTCAGTATCAGGGTGATTTGCTGCAGTTGTCTGACGCGGGCACTGCCGAAGATCAGCCCCGTCAGGTGACGTTGCAACTGCGGGTGCCGCAGGCCAATCTAGAGGCTACTTTGACGGCCTTAAAGCAGCTGGGTGAGGTCAATCATCAAGCCATCACTGCGTCGGATGTCTCGGGTCAACTGGTCGATTTGCAGGCGCGCATCCGCAATTTGCGCAAGTCCGAAGAGTCACTGCTGGCCATTATGGAACGCTCGGGCTCCATTGCCGAAGTGTTGGAAGTGAGTCGCGAACTGAGCACCGTGCGCGAAGCGATCGAGCGCAATGACGCGCAACTTCAAAGCCTGCAAAACCAAGTCGCCTATTCCACCATTAACCTGACGCTGATGAGTGACCAAGCGGTTGCTCCCCCCTCGTCGCCTATTGGCGAGACCCTGAGTCAAACCTGGGAGACTGCCAGTGGGGCCATGCAAACCATGAGCGTAGGATTGCTCCAGGTCTTACTGTGGCTCTTGGCCTTTAGCCCCTACATTGGCATTTTGGTGTTGAGCGGCTGGTTGGGCCGGCGGACTTGGCAGCAGCGGCGATCGCTGCAGCCTCCTATCGACTAG